The window TTTGAATATTCGGTGGTAAATTCGACAATGAAGATAATACGTCTTCATTGCtcataagttgaaggattaatCGCTTTGGAATATTAACGTAATCCTCCATTGCACCGATATTTGCAAAACGTCCGTTAAATACGTCGGTTGGAAATCTCTCGGAAAAGACTGGTAATTAAATATGAATGGCGGGAAGTTGTGCGTTCGACTGGGACTTCCGGATCtagatcttcggatttccaatcgaacgcaAAATCTGAAATCGGATTTTGTCGTAGATTtcaccatttggaaatttatgTTAGGAAGGGTTTTAATGAGTGAAAACCGCCACAACTTTTGCTTTCGAATGGAAATACGAGGACCCAAATTCAGGATTTcccaatcaaacgcacccttatTGGGTAACATTAAcatctaaaaagaaaagaagttaTAAAGTCATGCGATAACAGCTTTGTAACGAATATCTAAGACTTTTAAAACTCTCCATTACAAGGACTTTCATGTACCATAACGTGTACACTGAACAGAAAGTGTCGTATTTGAGTATGTCTCTGAGAAATTAAAAACACCAATGCATTGAGGTAGGCGGGCTTGGTACCTTTGAAAAACAGTAATCGCTGCGTTTCTTCTTTTCCCGCCAAACAGGGCGGTTATATGAAAGTATGAAGTTATgcaataatgaataaataaagtgtgACACAGTGTCGGTGTGTGTGATCTCGCAGCTCGCAAAGCATTTTTCTCGCACCAGTAAATCATTTCTTCCATATCATCATTGAGGACGCCAACAGATCACTCGCTtgggtattttttttgttgaaatcacCTTTTCCGCAATGGAACACCAAATGCCTTGCTCCTCCAGTGCTGCAGATAACTCGTCAGTTCATCTAATCGAAATCGTGGACGATTTCCCGGTATTACCCGTCCCGCCCGAACAAGAAAACTTGGAAGAACCACTCGTTGACTGCTATACTTCGAAGGAACAAGAAGCGACCAACGTGAGCCTAACCCGATCCGAAGATGAACACGACGTCAGTGAGGGTGAAATTCACGCGGAATCTACCCCGAATTCAGCACCAGGAGGGAACAAGCGCAAAACCCCTTATTCCGTCAAATTCGATGAGCTACCCGAGACAGTCCGAAAATTCTTGGCTTCCGTAAAGAAATTCTTTACCCAGACAGTTAACTTTGAAAGAGAGAAAGCACCGGTGGCCCTTTCCACTTACGACAAGGCTCAAGAGAGAATGCTTTGTAAGtatctttggttttttttggctttaatttccacgTTTACATTAAGTGATGACCGATATTTGGGTGACGCTACAAGTCTAGTTAACAACCactctttttttattctttgcagGCTTTCTGGGTTACGTTAAAAATACGTTAGGACGTGATGCAGAAATTTTACCAGAGTGCTTTTTGAGAACTCCCTTGATCGAAGGTTACGTTGAATTTCTAAAGGTGAGAGAGATTCTTTACATGCTTTCGTAAATTAAGTTTTGACACCTTTGTGGAAACGCCTAAGTGAACCACCCAACACTCACGGCCGGGGACTGAAAACCACAtcaatggccaccattttgttTAATTAGAGCGTTGTAGAAAAAGGCTCCAAATTAACGAAAACATCCAATTGCAATTTTTATCAATTAAGATCACAAAATTTACTCCCACTTTAActgaaatcgcaaaaatcgtcgCGCCTGCATTGTGTTGCCAGCGGTTTAGTAAAAAATGCGAGCCCgtaatacttgtgtgtaaagaaactgctgaaaatggcgaacaTTGGAGGGACTGAGGAGTTACTCGCTACACAAGTAACCATCACAGATAAATTGCGCTACAATTGTGACCCATAACTTTTGCATCGGAGGTattgttttaaagtaatttctcgCCATAAATCAATGGACTTTTTACATCAGGTCGTGTGTCAACTTGTTTTGATTACACAGGGGCTCACCCTCGgggtaaaaacctgtgaaactcacaaaGGATGGAACCcttaggaaaacaaaagagcagaaaacatcaaacaataacctaatcctaccacgagctaacaaaacccAAAAAAGTTTCTCAGGTTTTAACACAGAGGTAATCCCCATTGCTGACAGGTATGATTAAAATATTCTTGGCCATTCACAACCAAATCAGGTCCAAGACTTATCAAAGAAAGAATAATAGTATGGTCAACAATGTGTTATCTTTTTACCAATCTGCTGTTGAAACTTGCTTTATGCTGATAATAATCTGAAATCTCTTTTCAATGCTGCCTTTATCAAATTAAAGATAAATTATAAATAGCTAGCTGTTAAAAAGTCAACTTTGCATGGTAAGaagtcaataataatattgtttttgataaaaaaaaacttgaacgggcgttctctggttaaaacaCATAAACAATTGCTGCAAACTTTCGACCACTAGAGCTGAGGTCTTCAACGGgcaaaatgatgaatgacatgaaaatttggagaaaatataaaaataaaattcataacaataattgttatcatttttatctcactATATATTCTCCcaattttcacttcattcatcaTTTTGCCCGTTGAAGACCTCAGCTCTAGTGGTTGAAAGCTTGAAGTAAAAATTTGGAGAatatataaaaatgaaaatgataacaatgattgttatcatttttaactCACTATATGTTCTCCcaattttcacttcattcatcaTTTTGCCCGTTGAAGACCTCAGCTCTAGTGGTGGAAAGCTTgcagcaatgtttttttttttttttatctatagAATGcttattcaagttttttataaTTACTCATCTGGCTGAGTTCCTTCAATTTTTTcagtattgtttttattattagtaATATGACTTCATACTttttctgaaagaaagaaattaccAACAAATTGGAAAATTTTTGTATCACTGATTTATTGCTTGGTTGGTGAAATTTTGACTTTCAAGCTTGATCACTTTCACCCAGAGGCTCTTGCCTTTGATGAATTTCTGCTACATGTCAGTgataaatattctgataatataaCTTTTTACCTATCTGCTGATGGTAAAAAATTGCCTTACCAACAGAGTTTAAAGGGTTCCATCCTCCGTGAGTTGAATGTATACACTAGCTGTCCCTGTGTAATCAAAACAAGTTGGCACACGACCTGATGTAAAAAAGTCCATTGATTTATGGcgagaaattactttaaaacaatTCCTCAGATGCAAAGGTTATGGGTCACAATTGTAGCGCAATTTATCTGTGATGCTTACTTGTGTAGCGAGTAACTACTCAGTCCCTCCAATATTTGCCATTTTGAGCAGTACACACAAGTATTACAGGCTCACATTTAGTTGTAGAACTaatagacacttgaataaagttcctttgcttttctttcatttacacTTCTCTATTTACTTATTGATTTTTGGCTGTTTTGAGCCTCAATTAACCTGTTCTGTTTCCTTGCAGGAAGAACGAAATTGCAGTTCAGCCACGGTGTCAAATCACCTTAGCTCGCTGCTGTACCCAATAAAATTTGTGAACAAAGAGGATGCTCCTGACTTCAAAGGGGTGCCGATTATCCGCCAACTCAGAACGCAAGCCAGAATTCTCCAAAAAGCAGGTGATTTGGAAAGGCCAACCACGATGGAAGATCTTTCTGCCCAAAATCGCTGGATCCCTTGGTTAGTCTTAGCATGAAATCTGCTTTTTGCTCACTCTGTGACGGCATAGACTAAAATTAGTATTCAGTATATTGCATAACTAGCTGTACACTACAGATTGTTAAGATTCAAACAATTGTGTTAGTTCCCAGTCACACTAATTTGAGGGAAGCTTAGAGCTTCAGGAGAAATTGGCACTTAAAGTAAATTgattaaccattgtttgcaagatACATCTCTCTTGGCTGCAGTAGTTTTGACCTGAATCATTCACTTTCCCTTTGTTCTGGACAGCCCAACCTGTGTGAACcttattcatttttttgttttttggcttttgtctttaaaaaaaggGAGGAAGTGGTTTCCGCCGTTAGCAAGCAAAGAGAAAAGTTTGAATTGACAGGCCCGATGAAGTTCAAAGCCAAAGAATTTTGTGACCTAATAATGCTATCCTTGTACGTGTTTATTCCCCCGGCACGGGGATTGGAAATAAGGACCCTGGAAGTCCTGTCAGGGGAACAGGCTAGTAACTTTGACCCAAAGAGCTCCACTGGGAAGAATTATTTGATTG is drawn from Montipora capricornis isolate CH-2021 unplaced genomic scaffold, ASM3666992v2 scaffold_198, whole genome shotgun sequence and contains these coding sequences:
- the LOC138034800 gene encoding uncharacterized protein; this translates as MEHQMPCSSSAADNSSVHLIEIVDDFPVLPVPPEQENLEEPLVDCYTSKEQEATNVSLTRSEDEHDVSEGEIHAESTPNSAPGGNKRKTPYSVKFDELPETVRKFLASVKKFFTQTVNFEREKAPVALSTYDKAQERMLCFLGYVKNTLGRDAEILPECFLRTPLIEGYVEFLKEERNCSSATVSNHLSSLLYPIKFVNKEDAPDFKGVPIIRQLRTQARILQKAGDLERPTTMEDLSAQNRWIPWEEVVSAVSKQREKFELTGPMKFKAKEFCDLIMLSLYVFIPPARGLEIRTLEVLSGEQASNFDPKSSTGKNYLIVKDSGDIVLHFNNYKTRKFSGRDELALQPQDELCRLLLSYIKDYRPHMVTDSSGRYLLLNKNGDHFTAASFSAHLKSVLYGLTGKLASINILRSSFITWAYDKSDCTDSLKASLASALRHSRKQAQHTYDRRTANQKKRMAVDLARDYAEGRLDEGETATDGEPEEGDETVNRGDFVAVVSEESTYLKPVVYIGQVKSIRQKEATLLYYKHIGTNLYKLELSVEEWKEDIDSLVPVELQGSKKRGGVYRLMTSTRTIHKAVKG